The following are from one region of the Rosistilla carotiformis genome:
- a CDS encoding ExeA family protein — protein MADKNDLPIDSKYYFAASPFPATPQAESYCGIGSVEETRRRIKRSIERAEGPSIVIGGPGLGKSLLCNLIANDYRSLYKVALLSEGQIDTSRELLQAIMFQLNLPYRDQEEGELRLALIDFLRPRENSGDHGTLLIVDEAQSLSAELLEEIRMISSIVRDGKPRVRTLLAGGLRLDENLSDPRLASFSQRIAARCYLHALSVGETADYIRQQLKRVGAEPTDLIRDDAISSVHSASDGIPRLINQLMNHVLYFAEQQDVEIITAEIVQDAWADLQQLPMPTRTNPKNPSKASTVDFGPLSDGDDAASIEFGELSDFDENFDETFEEETAEDKPELAESEVDRIASADLESDSAYLEPIDHDQVVSESFEMLEACVQLVAEHERDHFAFDAGSPAEISLADAFAQAFGVESVIAEGHESSDSDREPTFVLGQYEEAASDQADVKDETIVEPEVTSDEAKEVCGSQTTSASEQPLVDEDSSQRFRNFPVVRLSTHSTCASGGCGKASCSADKISSESQPLNLLPAISDQDNATDELPCENDLDAETVCFREETTVTGDLHIAEQVSTDLELNNVSDEPVTSEAAYGTISDDLWNVGLDAPTDVTIEDQVSSSPVATNGSPKPVDPFGDFEDEIALEIHRPSDAASQPVRITAGAPAPETQPSPVLWMGNVVEGNDPPLAETEDLLRTEVISINHAAIDTTPGIVSGHFQGLKTRGHAAHTNAKPMAARDIEVADDRDLLIIEDEVQEADGIVPRAAVPAATKTLNDLTTLFSRIRKG, from the coding sequence ATGGCTGATAAGAACGATCTTCCCATTGATTCAAAGTACTATTTCGCTGCTTCTCCATTTCCAGCGACACCGCAAGCGGAATCGTACTGTGGGATCGGTTCGGTCGAAGAGACACGTCGCCGGATCAAACGTTCGATCGAACGAGCCGAAGGGCCCTCGATCGTGATCGGTGGTCCGGGGTTGGGAAAATCGTTGTTGTGCAATCTGATTGCCAACGATTACCGCAGCCTCTACAAAGTCGCCTTGCTCTCCGAAGGGCAGATCGATACCAGTCGCGAACTGTTGCAAGCGATCATGTTCCAATTGAACCTTCCCTACCGCGATCAAGAGGAAGGGGAACTGCGACTGGCGCTGATTGATTTCTTGCGGCCCCGCGAGAACTCGGGCGACCACGGAACGTTGCTGATCGTCGACGAAGCGCAATCGCTTTCGGCCGAATTATTGGAAGAGATTCGCATGATCAGCAGCATCGTCCGCGACGGCAAGCCGCGCGTACGGACGCTTTTGGCGGGAGGGCTTCGCTTGGACGAAAATCTTTCCGATCCACGGCTCGCATCCTTTTCACAACGGATCGCGGCGCGGTGTTATCTGCACGCGTTGTCCGTAGGTGAAACCGCCGACTATATCCGACAACAACTGAAACGCGTCGGTGCCGAACCGACCGATTTGATTCGCGACGATGCGATCTCCAGTGTCCACAGCGCCAGCGACGGGATCCCTCGTCTGATCAACCAACTGATGAACCATGTGCTGTACTTTGCCGAACAGCAAGATGTCGAGATCATCACCGCCGAGATCGTCCAAGACGCCTGGGCCGACCTCCAACAGCTCCCCATGCCGACACGCACCAATCCTAAAAATCCATCCAAGGCATCGACTGTCGACTTTGGACCATTGAGCGACGGCGACGATGCTGCGTCGATCGAATTTGGGGAACTGTCCGATTTCGACGAGAATTTCGACGAAACCTTTGAAGAGGAAACCGCGGAAGACAAACCAGAGCTAGCGGAATCCGAGGTGGATCGGATTGCTTCGGCGGATCTGGAAAGCGACTCGGCCTACCTCGAACCGATCGATCACGATCAAGTGGTCAGTGAAAGCTTTGAGATGCTGGAGGCCTGTGTTCAATTGGTCGCCGAACACGAACGCGACCACTTCGCCTTCGACGCCGGCAGCCCCGCGGAGATCTCGCTGGCGGATGCCTTTGCTCAAGCCTTCGGCGTGGAATCGGTGATCGCCGAAGGACACGAATCGAGCGACTCCGACCGGGAACCGACGTTCGTGCTCGGACAATACGAAGAAGCGGCTAGCGATCAAGCCGACGTAAAGGATGAAACGATCGTCGAGCCCGAGGTCACATCGGACGAGGCCAAGGAAGTCTGCGGTTCTCAGACGACCTCCGCCAGCGAACAGCCGCTGGTTGACGAGGACAGCTCGCAACGTTTCCGCAATTTCCCGGTTGTGCGTCTGTCGACGCATTCGACATGTGCCTCCGGAGGATGTGGAAAGGCGAGCTGTTCGGCCGACAAGATTTCATCGGAATCTCAACCGCTGAATCTGTTGCCTGCCATCTCCGACCAAGACAACGCGACCGACGAATTGCCGTGCGAAAACGACCTGGATGCGGAAACAGTCTGTTTCCGAGAGGAAACCACGGTGACGGGCGATTTGCATATTGCCGAACAGGTTTCGACCGATCTCGAATTGAACAACGTCAGCGACGAACCGGTTACCAGTGAAGCGGCGTATGGCACGATCTCCGACGATCTTTGGAACGTCGGCTTGGATGCACCGACGGATGTGACGATCGAAGACCAAGTTTCCTCGAGCCCGGTTGCGACCAACGGTTCGCCCAAACCCGTCGATCCCTTTGGTGACTTCGAAGACGAAATCGCGCTCGAAATCCATCGTCCCAGCGATGCCGCTTCGCAACCGGTCCGTATCACCGCCGGCGCTCCAGCCCCCGAAACCCAGCCGAGCCCTGTGCTGTGGATGGGCAATGTCGTGGAGGGTAACGATCCCCCGCTGGCCGAAACGGAAGACTTGCTGCGTACCGAAGTGATCTCGATCAACCATGCGGCCATCGACACCACGCCGGGAATTGTTTCCGGACATTTCCAAGGCCTGAAGACACGAGGGCACGCGGCGCACACCAATGCAAAACCGATGGC
- a CDS encoding glutathione peroxidase: MNSANAHDHLTDFKMESIDGKSVDLAQYKGKVILVVNVASACGLTPQYEGLEALYEKYKDKGLVVLGFPCNQFGKQEPGTSAEIQAFCKSNYDVSFPMFAKVEVNGEEACPLYKHLTAVDTKPKGAGKVSWNFEKFLVDGHGHVVGRYSPQTEPDDAELTQQIESLLK; encoded by the coding sequence ATGAACTCTGCCAACGCCCACGACCATTTGACCGATTTCAAGATGGAATCGATCGACGGCAAATCGGTCGACCTGGCCCAATACAAGGGGAAGGTCATCCTGGTCGTCAACGTTGCCAGCGCGTGTGGCCTGACCCCACAGTACGAAGGTTTGGAAGCGTTGTACGAAAAGTACAAAGACAAGGGCTTGGTCGTCCTGGGTTTCCCCTGCAACCAATTTGGCAAACAGGAACCGGGCACGTCGGCCGAAATCCAAGCGTTTTGCAAATCGAACTACGACGTCAGTTTCCCGATGTTTGCCAAAGTCGAAGTCAACGGCGAGGAGGCTTGCCCGCTGTACAAGCATTTGACCGCGGTCGACACCAAGCCCAAGGGAGCGGGCAAGGTCTCGTGGAACTTTGAAAAGTTCCTGGTCGATGGCCATGGGCATGTCGTCGGTCGCTATAGCCCGCAGACCGAACCCGATGATGCCGAACTGACCCAACAGATCGAATCGCTGCTGAAATAG